In the genome of Candidatus Ornithobacterium hominis, the window TTGGTCTGTGGTGTAGAAGGCTTGTGGAATGATGCCTGCTCGAGATTTTTGATCGGCGACCTCTTCTCCTGATTTTTCAGAATTGCCCATCATTCCATTTACCACTTCTTTTTCTCCATCAAAAATGGTTGATATCATCACATTTCCATTCATTTTCATGACTGTTTTTTGCTTATTAGGTGCTAAATTGGTTATTTCTCCTTGTATTGGCTGCGGAGCTAAACCATTGATTAAAAATTCCGTGCGCATAGATTTAAGGTTTTTGACTTTTTCTTTGCCTCCTATTTTTTCAAGATAGGCTTGTATCACTTTTTCGGCAGTCATTTCACCTAGATTCGCTGACTTCTCTAGTGGATTCCTTGTTTCGTTCCCATGTCGGTCAAAGAAACGAATCGGAATATTCATTTTTTCTAAGGCTGGTAAAATTTCTGGGGCATTGCCTACGACTATGATTCTAGAATTATCATACTTGAAGTATTTCTGCGCTACACGTTGCACATCTTCTACCGTTACATTTTGTAGGTTTTTTATATAATTCTCATAGAAATCATCAGATAGGTTTTGTGTTTTGATGTTTAAAGCTAAACTAGCTACGGTTTCTGGCTTTTGAACACTCATAACGAAATTCCCAATGTATTTAGCCTTCGCGATTTCTAATTCTTCTGCTGTCACAGGCTCTTGTCTTATCTTTTTCAATTCTTTTCTCAATTCGACAATGGCACTGTCTGTCACAGAATTCCTCACGGAAGCTTCTGCAATAAAAGCTGAAACATTTTTATCTGCTGAAAGCCTTGAGTACGAGCCATAAGTCCAGCCATGAGCTTCTCTTAAATTTAGAAACAAACGGCCTTCTCCTCCACCTCCTAAAATTTGATTGGCCATGATTCCTGCAAAATAATCTGGGTCTGAAACTTTTAAATTAATAATATTGGCTACCATCAATTCCGTTTGCACAGCATTAGACATGTGAATAAAATTAATTTCAGGCGTTTGCAAATCAGCTGGGTCTGTGTATTTCACTTTTTCTACAGGAAAGTTTTCCCATGCTGCAAAAGCTTTTTCGACCATGGGTTTCACTTGATTAAACTCGACATCTCCTACAATGACCAAATAGGCATTCTCGGGAGAAAAAGTGGCTTGGTATTCTTTTACTATATCTTCAAATTCAACTTCTTGTATTGTTTCTTCTGTTGCAAATTCACCGTAGGGATGTTTCACACCAAAGACCAAGGCATGAGTTAAATCAGATGCTACCGAACCTACATTTTTTTCATTAGATTTGATGGATTGAATTAATTTTGATTTTTCTTTTTTAAATTCTTCTTTATCAAATCTCGGGGTCAAGGCTCCTTGTGCTGTCAATTCCAAAATTCTTGGGAAAAATCTTTTCAACGAACGTGCGCTGGCTCCATTAGCTCCAATGGTAACTGCTGCTCCCATCGATTCTATCTCTTCATTGAAGTCCTCTTTAGAAATCTCCTGCGTCCCATTGCCTAGTGTAGCAGAAAGCAAGTCACTCACGCCCTTTTTGCCAGCGTAAGCCTTCATTGGATTATCTAGAGACAAATTTAAAGCCACTCGGGGTAACTTATGGTTTTCTACTACGAGAACCTTTAGCCCATTGTCTAATTGAAATTCCTTTGGTTTATTAATATTTATTTTTGGCGCCGGCCCAGGCATTGGTCTAACGCTCCTATCTAGCAGTGCTTGGCTTTTAGTTGCTTGCGATGAGTTTTCTTGACTTCTTTGTGACTGTGTTGCACAGGCATAAAACAAAAAAATCGATAATATAGTGATATATATTTTTTTCATAAATTATTTACTTGCAGTTGATTTTTCTGGAATATAATCTAAAATTAAACGCTGATTAGGGTTAAGGTATTTATTCGCCACCTCTTTAATTTCTTCTTTAGTGATGCTTTTTAAAATTTCAATACTTCTGTTAACCAAGGAAGTATCATTATAGAGTAAATAACTCGTTGCCAAATTATCTGCCACGGCTTGAATGCTAGCATTGCTGTTCACAAAACTATTTTCAAATTTATTTCTCAAAGTTTGAAATTCTTTATCTGAAATCAAATTAGTTTGTAATTCTTTGATTTGCTCATCATAAGCATTTATTATTTCTTCTTTAGAGACACCATCCATGGGTAAACTATAAATGATGTACATCCCATAATCCTCCTGGCTATTATTAAATGCGCCAACGTCTAATGCTTTTTTCTCTTCATCCACCATTTTTTTATAAAGTCTTGAAGTCTTTCCACCTGTCAAAATTGTAGAAATCATATCTAGAACATAAGCATCTCTTTCTTTCATAGACGGAGTTCTGTATGCTGCTGCATACATTGGGATTTGCACATTTGGGTCTTCCCATGTAGCCTCTATCGGCTGGGTAATGGGATCTTCTTTGTAAACATTTCTCACCACGTCTTCGCCTCTTGGAATGCTCCCGAAATAGCGTTCAATCAACCTTTTGGTTTCTTTTTTTTCTATATCGCCCGCCACGACTAAAACAGCATTGTTGGGCACATAAAATTTATCAAAAAACGCCAAAAATTCATCCAAAGTTGCAGCATCTAGATGTTCCATTTCACCTATGGTCGTCCAGCGGTACGGGTGCTTGGTGAATAATTTTTCTTTAATAGCTTTTAAAATATTTCCGTAAGGTCTGTTATCTATTCGCAAACGCTTTTCCTCTTTCACGACTTCATTTTGTGTATCAACGCCAATTTGATTGATGACGGGATGCAACATTCGCTCAGATTCCATCCACAATCCTAATTCTAAATTGTTGGAAGGGAAGACTTCATAATAATACGTTCTATCATCAGTTGTATTTGCATTATTCTGCCCTCCGTTAGCTGTCACGATTTTAAACCATTCATTTCGTGCAATATGCTCAGTCCCTTCAAACAGAAGATGTTCAAAAAAATGTGCAAACCCCGTACGGTCAGGGCGTTCATCTTTCGCACCCACGTGGTACATCACAGAAGTCACTACAACTGGAGCTGACTTATCTTCATGCAAAATCACGTGCAAACCATTAGCAAGATCATATTCTTCATAATCAATCTGCTGAGCGGGACTTGCTACGCCGGCCAACGATAAAAAAGCAAAAATTAAATTTCTTATCATAACTACTATTCATTAATCGAGGCAATATAACATAATTCATCTGCTTTTCAAAATAGCTATATATTTTTTAAGCCTTAAAAAATTTTTATCGAAAAAAATCCTAAAGAAAAACTTTTGAGTAAATTCAATGATTTAAAAATTTATTGAGCCAATTCAAACATTAAAACAAAAAAATGTTTTAGTTTCACAAAAAATTTAAATTAAAAGAAGGGGAATTCTGAATAATTATTTTGTTGAAGTTTAAATAAATTCTTAGTTTCTACTTTGGAATAAAAATTGAAAAACAAGATTTCTCTATTCAGAACAAAAATATAATGCGTAACATGAAAAAAGTAGCCTTAACCTTTCTTGTGCTTTTAATCGCCGCCTGTAGTACCAACCCTATTACTGGTAAAAAAACACTTATTTTAGTAAGTAATTCTCAGTTATTCCCGATGGCTTTTCAGCAGTACAATCAGGTTTTAAAAAAAGAGCAGCTTTCTAAAAATACAGCCCAGACCAAGATGGTGAAAACAGTGGGAAACCGAATAAAGAATGCAGCCGAAATGGATTTGAAAGCTAGAAATCAATTGGATTTCTTAAAAGGTTACCAGTGGGAGTTTAACCTAATTGAAAATGACCAACTCAACGCTTGGTGTATGCCTGGTGGCAAGGTTGCATTCTATACTGGTATCATGCCCGTCTGTAAAAATGATGATGGTGTGGCCGTGGTAATGGGACACGAAATCACCCATGCTTTGGCAGAGCATAGTGCGCAACGCATGTCGCAAGCCATGCTCGCACAGGGGCTACAAGTAGCTGGGAATGTTGCTATGAATGATTCTCGATATCGAAATTTGTTTAACCAACTATACCCTGTAGGGGCACAAATGGGGATTTTGGCTTACTCTAGAAGTGCAGAGCTAGAAGCTGATAGAATTGGCCTCAGACTGATGGCAATGGCTGGCTATGACCCTCGTGAAGCACCAAAATTCTGGCAAAGAATGGAGGCTCAAAGCAAAGGATCTCGTTTGCCGGAGTTCCTTTCTACACACCCCAACCCTGGCAGGAGAATTGCGCAACTGGAGAAGGAACTTCCCAAGGTTTTACCTCTGTATTACCAAGCGACTGGTAAATCAGTTAGTTTAAATTAATTTTTTAAGCCTTTATAAATTTCCTTAAAATTAAAAATCTTGTCCTTTTTTATGGGGCAGGATTTTTTTAAGCTTTATAGAGCCTATTTTAATTTTATAAATCATTTCAGCAAACTATTTTTGTAGCATGGCAAAAAATAAACTTCAAAAGTTTAAAGAAAATTTAAACTTCCCGCATTTGATTCAGCCTAAAAGAGAAGAAGTTCTAGCTGGGTTTGAACTGAAAGGATATTGGAATGAAAAATTCTTTAAAAATGAAAATCCCATTACGCTAGAATTGGGCTGTGGGAAGGGCGACTACACCGTGGGACTTTCTCGCCATTATCCTGGACAAAATTTTATCGGCATCGACATCAAAGGAGCTCGCCTGTGGAGGGGTGCGAAAACTGTGGCGCAAGAGGAGATTCAAAATGTGGGTTTTATACGCACACAGATTGAGCTTTTGCCACATATCTTTGACGCTAATGAAGTGGCTGAGATTTGGATTACCTTCCCCGATCCTCAAATCAAATTCCGCCGTGCCAAACATCGATTGACTCATCCTGATTTTCTCAATAATTACTTTAAAATCCTAAAGCCTGGCGGTGCTATTCACCTAAAGACTGATAGTGAATTTCTGCACGGTTACACGCATGGCATCATAGAGTTGATGGGATTAAAAACTGTGATTTCTAACCACGATATCTATCATCCAGATACCTTTGAGTTACCTACTGAGGTGACAGAAATTCAAACGTTTTATGAAAAAAGATTCCGAGAGGAGGGCAAGAAAATTACTTATATCAAATTTTCAAAATAATTTTTTTAAGGCTTAAAAATTTTAGAACGGATAATTGATTCCAAATTGAACCTGAGGTCTTAAAATTTTTAAATCCCGAAACCAGCGGTTGCCTTCGGGGTAAGCAGGGTCGTGCAGTTTGTAGGCGAAATCCAATCGAGCTATTACAAACGTAAAGTCCAGCCTGGCGCCTAAACCTGCTCCTACAGCGATTTGCTTTAAGAAAGTATTCCAATGAAATTCAGTTTTAGGGCTTTCATTGTTTACACTCCAAATGTTTCCTGCATCTGCAAATACGGCACCGTTTAGGATTCCAGTCACAGGGAATCGCAATTCTGCATTCCATGTGATTTTCATATTATCAATGTAAGTTCCCCTATCGTTTGGTCTCAACGGGTTGGGGGACAATTCATAGGCCTGCCACGCACGGATGTCATTGGATCCTCCACCAAAATAGGAACGGCTGAAGGGTACAACCGTCGAGTTCCCGTAGGGCAACGCTATTCCCATAAAGTTTCTTAGTGCTAAGTGAAGTTTGGGTGAAATTTCTATTGTTTTTCTCACATCTAAATCAAACCTGACAAATTCAGAATAGGGGACGTTTCCTACCAAAAATTGGTCTTCGCCTATATAATTTGCATTGTTTTTAAATTTAAATAAATTCTTGAGCAAACGAAAATATGCTCCACTGACCGAGCCGCGGAAGTAAATGTACCACGGGTTGATTTTGCTTGGCGTTTTATTCTCGTTATAGGTATAAGAATGGCTAATTGTCTGGATCAAAACATCTTGAGTAATGTTTCTTTTTCGTAAAAACATATTACGAAAATCTGTGTAGTCTTCTAGCTTATAGCCTTGCTTGGGCAAAGATTTTCTAAAAACATCATCGCTATAAATGAGATTTTCTAATTCATTTTGGTTAATTCCTTGATTTTTATAGAGATTTTCTACGTTTGGACTATAAGAAAAGTAAGCTTCTTGGGTTTTATTTTTAATTTGATTATCAAGTGTGAAAATTCTATAGTATTTCTCTGCCTCTGTATGGCGTATATATTCTAAATCAAATGGAGAAAAAACATGCGAATTCAGCTCTGGCGTCATTTCATAACGTAAATAAGCCAAGTAGTTTCGGCTGCCTAAGCCAATGTTTTTCTGGCCACTCAAGCCAAGCCCAAGAGAAGATTTTGGATTATAGGTTTTGTCGACTAATTTTTCTGTATTGAAGGGCAGAAGCCAGCGAGGAAACTTTATTTCTGTTGTAAATGAAAGCTCATAGGCATTGAAAAATATATTTTGTTTTGAAGTCCCGTTGTTTACTGTTCCTACCGTTCCACGTAGATTAAAATTCAGGTTTTCCCCACTTTTAAAGACGTTTCTTGTCAATAAATTCAAACCTGGTGAAATTCCGAAATTGATGAATTCTGAATACATTCCCTCAAAACTTAATTCTAAATCATACTTTGGCTTGGGGCGTACATAAAAATTTGTGACTAAAGTTGAATCAAGCTGATTTTCAGGCTCCTTCAGCTCCAGTGCTGTGAGCGAAAAATTTTCTCTATCAAAAATCAATTTTCTTGTATTTTCTATAGATTCTCTACTGTAGAGCTGCCCTTCTTTTATCGCAATAGCATCTGTAAATACGCGTGGTTTAAATTTAAACGGCTCATTAGATTTCAGGTGATATCCTTGGTAAATTGTATGAAAAGTACTGTCATTCACATTATTGGTGAAAATCTGTATTGGCCCGTAATAATATTTTTTAAACTTGCGAATGGAATCTTCTTGCGACTTAGCAATTTTCATCGTTGCGTGCAAATTTTTATCATCAGTACTATCTATTTTAAAAATCAATTCATTCCCCAGCTCGTTAAATTTATAATAGCCTTGATTTTTAAAAATCTTTGTCAAGCGATCTCTTTCCTCTTCAAAATCTCTCACATCAAAACGCTGCCCGACCTTGATTTTTGATTCACCCATGGTTTCAGCATAGAGCTTTTCTAAGCTCGAATCTTCGATGCTTTGGTCAAAAGACATTATTTTAGAAGGTTCATTGATTTGTATATTATATTTCACTTGTGCTTTTTGTGTGGCTGTATCAATCTCAAAGCTAGGCGAAACTTTTGCATCAAAATAACCTCTTTCAAAATAAAATTTCTCTAAATTTTTGGCCGAAGCATAGCTTTTAGTCGTGTCTAAAGTAACTGGTTTAGAGCCTAAATTGTAGAACTGGCGTGTCAGCCAATTGGTCTGCCCTACATACTTTTGCACTCGATATTTTATGTACAAACTGTCTAAAAATCCTTGACTTCTTTCTTGGGGATTCGTGTTGTAATATTCTAAAAAAACACTATCTAGCTCAGCTGGGACTTGATTGTAAGACCAGTCTTGCAAAGGAATCAAACCAAAAACACGGTTATTGGATTTTTGTAAGATATATTCTTTTAATTCTGATTTAAATTTCTTCTTCCCTTCAAAATTAAATTTATTGGATTGTAAATAATATTCATCTTCGGGTACTTTTTTCGTAACATTGCAAGAAAACAAAAAAACAACCGAAAGTATCATCATCCATAAGTAAGGCATTCTTATAGGCATGTAAACTTTTTTATAAAATTATAGCGTAAAAATATGTTAACCAAAGCTGAAATCAAATTAATTAATCAATTGAAGCTAAAAAAAACCCGAGAAAAGCATCAACTCTTCATCGTAGAGGGAGACAAATCTATACAAGAGTTCCTAGACGGCCCATTTCAATTGGTCTCGCTATACAGCGTAGAAAATACTTTTTTTTCTAAAGGCTTAAAAAAAATCACACCACAAGAACTCAAAAAAATTTCACACCTTACAACTCCACAAAACAGTTTAGCCGTCTTTAAACTCCCCCACTGGGGAATCCCGAAAAAAAGCGGATTTTTACTAGGTTTAGACGGCATACAAGACCCAGGAAATCTAGGCACATTGATTCGCTTAGCCGATTGGTTTGGAATCACTCACATTATTTGCAGTAAAAATACAGTTGATGTTTTCAACCCCAAAGTCATTCAAGCAAGTATGGGCTCGCTCAACCGCATACAAATTCATTACTTGGATTTAGAGAGTTTTTTAAATGATTTCCCTGCCCCTATTTTTGGCGC includes:
- a CDS encoding insulinase family protein — its product is MKKIYITILSIFLFYACATQSQRSQENSSQATKSQALLDRSVRPMPGPAPKININKPKEFQLDNGLKVLVVENHKLPRVALNLSLDNPMKAYAGKKGVSDLLSATLGNGTQEISKEDFNEEIESMGAAVTIGANGASARSLKRFFPRILELTAQGALTPRFDKEEFKKEKSKLIQSIKSNEKNVGSVASDLTHALVFGVKHPYGEFATEETIQEVEFEDIVKEYQATFSPENAYLVIVGDVEFNQVKPMVEKAFAAWENFPVEKVKYTDPADLQTPEINFIHMSNAVQTELMVANIINLKVSDPDYFAGIMANQILGGGGEGRLFLNLREAHGWTYGSYSRLSADKNVSAFIAEASVRNSVTDSAIVELRKELKKIRQEPVTAEELEIAKAKYIGNFVMSVQKPETVASLALNIKTQNLSDDFYENYIKNLQNVTVEDVQRVAQKYFKYDNSRIIVVGNAPEILPALEKMNIPIRFFDRHGNETRNPLEKSANLGEMTAEKVIQAYLEKIGGKEKVKNLKSMRTEFLINGLAPQPIQGEITNLAPNKQKTVMKMNGNVMISTIFDGEKEVVNGMMGNSEKSGEEVADQKSRAGIIPQAFYTTDQITLQDLEKINENLAYKLIVNIGGKQKIEYYDQKSKLLVRTVEKAETPQGPIQIEMDLKNYKKIDGVLMPYQMIQKVGAQEMVLEVQKIVFNKGVTNADFK
- a CDS encoding M16 family metallopeptidase; this encodes MIRNLIFAFLSLAGVASPAQQIDYEEYDLANGLHVILHEDKSAPVVVTSVMYHVGAKDERPDRTGFAHFFEHLLFEGTEHIARNEWFKIVTANGGQNNANTTDDRTYYYEVFPSNNLELGLWMESERMLHPVINQIGVDTQNEVVKEEKRLRIDNRPYGNILKAIKEKLFTKHPYRWTTIGEMEHLDAATLDEFLAFFDKFYVPNNAVLVVAGDIEKKETKRLIERYFGSIPRGEDVVRNVYKEDPITQPIEATWEDPNVQIPMYAAAYRTPSMKERDAYVLDMISTILTGGKTSRLYKKMVDEEKKALDVGAFNNSQEDYGMYIIYSLPMDGVSKEEIINAYDEQIKELQTNLISDKEFQTLRNKFENSFVNSNASIQAVADNLATSYLLYNDTSLVNRSIEILKSITKEEIKEVANKYLNPNQRLILDYIPEKSTASK
- a CDS encoding M48 family metallopeptidase; amino-acid sequence: MKKVALTFLVLLIAACSTNPITGKKTLILVSNSQLFPMAFQQYNQVLKKEQLSKNTAQTKMVKTVGNRIKNAAEMDLKARNQLDFLKGYQWEFNLIENDQLNAWCMPGGKVAFYTGIMPVCKNDDGVAVVMGHEITHALAEHSAQRMSQAMLAQGLQVAGNVAMNDSRYRNLFNQLYPVGAQMGILAYSRSAELEADRIGLRLMAMAGYDPREAPKFWQRMEAQSKGSRLPEFLSTHPNPGRRIAQLEKELPKVLPLYYQATGKSVSLN
- the trmB gene encoding tRNA (guanosine(46)-N7)-methyltransferase TrmB codes for the protein MAKNKLQKFKENLNFPHLIQPKREEVLAGFELKGYWNEKFFKNENPITLELGCGKGDYTVGLSRHYPGQNFIGIDIKGARLWRGAKTVAQEEIQNVGFIRTQIELLPHIFDANEVAEIWITFPDPQIKFRRAKHRLTHPDFLNNYFKILKPGGAIHLKTDSEFLHGYTHGIIELMGLKTVISNHDIYHPDTFELPTEVTEIQTFYEKRFREEGKKITYIKFSK
- a CDS encoding BamA/TamA family outer membrane protein — translated: MPYLWMMILSVVFLFSCNVTKKVPEDEYYLQSNKFNFEGKKKFKSELKEYILQKSNNRVFGLIPLQDWSYNQVPAELDSVFLEYYNTNPQERSQGFLDSLYIKYRVQKYVGQTNWLTRQFYNLGSKPVTLDTTKSYASAKNLEKFYFERGYFDAKVSPSFEIDTATQKAQVKYNIQINEPSKIMSFDQSIEDSSLEKLYAETMGESKIKVGQRFDVRDFEEERDRLTKIFKNQGYYKFNELGNELIFKIDSTDDKNLHATMKIAKSQEDSIRKFKKYYYGPIQIFTNNVNDSTFHTIYQGYHLKSNEPFKFKPRVFTDAIAIKEGQLYSRESIENTRKLIFDRENFSLTALELKEPENQLDSTLVTNFYVRPKPKYDLELSFEGMYSEFINFGISPGLNLLTRNVFKSGENLNFNLRGTVGTVNNGTSKQNIFFNAYELSFTTEIKFPRWLLPFNTEKLVDKTYNPKSSLGLGLSGQKNIGLGSRNYLAYLRYEMTPELNSHVFSPFDLEYIRHTEAEKYYRIFTLDNQIKNKTQEAYFSYSPNVENLYKNQGINQNELENLIYSDDVFRKSLPKQGYKLEDYTDFRNMFLRKRNITQDVLIQTISHSYTYNENKTPSKINPWYIYFRGSVSGAYFRLLKNLFKFKNNANYIGEDQFLVGNVPYSEFVRFDLDVRKTIEISPKLHLALRNFMGIALPYGNSTVVPFSRSYFGGGSNDIRAWQAYELSPNPLRPNDRGTYIDNMKITWNAELRFPVTGILNGAVFADAGNIWSVNNESPKTEFHWNTFLKQIAVGAGLGARLDFTFVIARLDFAYKLHDPAYPEGNRWFRDLKILRPQVQFGINYPF
- a CDS encoding TrmH family RNA methyltransferase, translated to MLTKAEIKLINQLKLKKTREKHQLFIVEGDKSIQEFLDGPFQLVSLYSVENTFFSKGLKKITPQELKKISHLTTPQNSLAVFKLPHWGIPKKSGFLLGLDGIQDPGNLGTLIRLADWFGITHIICSKNTVDVFNPKVIQASMGSLNRIQIHYLDLESFLNDFPAPIFGAFMDGENVYQKNLSPEGILILGNEGNGISTEIKNLCTQKISIPQVEKTGKTESLNVAVAGSILISQFYAKSLRN